A window from Onychostoma macrolepis isolate SWU-2019 chromosome 07, ASM1243209v1, whole genome shotgun sequence encodes these proteins:
- the LOC131545049 gene encoding vitamin D 25-hydroxylase codes for MVSIKRLTSLFSVSWEQTLICLGSLFVTLFILLVVRQLLKQRRPRGFPPGPTPLPMIGNILSLATEPHVYMKRQSDIHGQIFSLDLGGISTVILNGYDAIKECLYHQSEVFADRPSLPLFQKMTKMGGLLNCKYGRGWIEHNKLAVNCFRYFGGGQRMFERISEECLFFLDAIDQHQGKPFNTKHLVTNAVSNITNLIIFGQRFTYDDSDFQHMIEIFSENVELAASGWAFLYNAFPWMEYVPFGKHQKLFRNANEVYDFLLQIIKRFSQDRVPQSPQHYIDAYLDEMEQSTTDKATSFSQDNLIFSVGELIIAGTETTTNCLRWAMLYMALYPRIQEKVQMEIDCVLNGRPPALEDKQRMPYVEAVLHEVLRFCNVVPLGIFRATSQDAVVRGYTIPRGTMVITNLYSVHFDEKYWSDPSIFCPERFLDCNGKFVRHEAFLPFSIGKRHCLGEQLARLEMFLFFTTLFQRFHLQFPEGFIPSLSPKLGMTLQPRPYSICAIRRQQ; via the exons ATGGTATCGATTAAACGGTTGACATCTCTGTTCTCTGTTTCTTGGGAGCAAACGCTCATATGTCTGGGCAGTTTGTTCGTTACACTCTTCATTTTGCTGGTAGTTCGCCAGCTCCTAAAGCAGCGGAGACCCCGAGGGTTTCCCCCTGGACCGACACCTTTACCCATGATAGGGAATATTCTGTCCCTAGCCACAGAGCCTCACGTCTACATGAAGAGGCAGAGTGATATCCACGGACAG ATTTTCAGTCTAGACCTGGGAGGAATCTCGACTGTTATTCTAAATGGATATGATGCCATTAAAGAGTGCCTGTATCACCAAAGTGAGGTTTTTGCAGACCGTCCATCCCTCCCTTTATTTCAGAAGATGACAAAAATGGGAG GCCTTCTGAACTGCAAATACGGTCGAGGCTGGATTGAACACAACAAACTGGCTGTGAACTGCTTCCGCTACTTTGGCGGCGGTCAGCGGATGTTTGAGAGGATTTCTGAGGAGTGCCTGTTTTTTCTCGATGCCATTGACCAGCATCAGGGGAAGCCCTTTAACACTAAGCATCTTGTGACCAATGCTGTCTCCAACATCACCAACCTCATTATCTTCGGGCAACGTTTCACCTACGATGACAGCGATTTTCAGCACATGATTGAGATCTTCAGCGAGAATGTGGAGCTGGCAGCCAGTGGCTGGGCTTTCCTGTACAACGCCTTCCCCTGGATGGAGTACGTGCCCTTCGGGAAGCACCAAAAGCTCTTCCGCAACGCCAACGAGGTGTACGACTTCCTTCTGCAAATAATCAAGCGCTTCTCACAGGATAGGGTACCCCAGTCGCCACAACATTACATTGATGCCTACTTGGACGAAATGGAGCAGAGCACCACCGATAAAGCTACATCTTTCTCTCAAGATAATCTCATTTTCTCTGTTGGAGAACTCATCATTGCGGGCACAGAGACTACCACAAATTGTCTGCGCTGGGCTATGCTCTACATGGCTCTGTATCCCAGGATACAAG AAAAGGTCCAAATGGAGATCGATTGCGTCCTGAATGGCAGACCACCTGCTCTTGAAGACAAGCAGAGGATGCCGTATGTGGAGGCAGTGCTGCATGAAGTCCTGCGCTTTTGCAATGTCGTCCCACTGGGCATCTTCCGCGCTACGTCTCAAGATGCGGTGGTGCGTGGCTACACTATCCCCAGGGGCACCATGGTCATCACGAACTTGTACTCGGTGCATTTTGATGAGAAGTACTGGAGCGACCCATCCATCTTCTGCCCAGAGCGGTTCCTTGACTGTAATGGCAAATTTGTCCGGCATGAAGCATTTCTTCCTTTCTCCATTG GTAAGCGGCACTGTCTGGGAGAGCAGTTGGCCAGGCTGGAGATGTTCTTGTTCTTCACCACGTTGTTCCAGAGGTTCCATCTTCAGTTCCCCGAAGGCTTTATTCCAAGCCTCTCTCCGAAACTAGGCATGACCCTTCAGCCTCGGCCGTACTCCATATGTGCCATCAGGAGACAGCAGTAA
- the calca gene encoding calcitonin/calcitonin-related polypeptide, alpha isoform X3 produces MGTMVMLKISAFLVAYALIICQMYSSNAAPARPALESSPDRTMLTDYEARRLLHAIVKEFMQMTAEDMEQQAAEENSVTTQKRACNTATCVTHRLADFLSRSGGIGSSKFVPTNVGSQAFGRRRRLSQE; encoded by the exons ATG GGGACCATGGTTATGTTGAAGATCTCCGCTTTCCTTGTTGCCTACGCTCTGATTATTTGCCAGATGTACAGCTCTAATGCAGCTCCTGCCAG GCCTGCACTGGAATCATCACCAGATCGAACTATGCTTACCGACTATGAAGCGAGAAGGTTGCTGCATGCAATCGTCAAAGAATTCATGCAGATGACTGCGGAGGACATGGAGCAACAGGCAGCTGAGGAAAACAG TGTTACAACACAGAAGAGAGCTTGTAACACGGCCACATGTGTGACCCATCGCCTGGCAGACTTCCTGAGCCGCTCGGGGGGGATTGGAAGCAGCAAATTTGTCCCCACCAATGTGGGCTCTCAGGCGTTCGGCAGACGAAGGAGGCTCAGTCAGGAGTAG
- the calca gene encoding calcitonin/calcitonin-related polypeptide, alpha isoform X1 — MGTMVMLKISAFLVAYALIICQMYSSNAAPARPALESSPDRTMLTDYEARRLLHAIVKEFMQMTAEDMEQQAAEENSLGRPVSKRCSSLSTCVLGKLSQELHKLQTYPRTNVGAGTPGKKRSLEESDVLAGYGEALNRV, encoded by the exons ATG GGGACCATGGTTATGTTGAAGATCTCCGCTTTCCTTGTTGCCTACGCTCTGATTATTTGCCAGATGTACAGCTCTAATGCAGCTCCTGCCAG GCCTGCACTGGAATCATCACCAGATCGAACTATGCTTACCGACTATGAAGCGAGAAGGTTGCTGCATGCAATCGTCAAAGAATTCATGCAGATGACTGCGGAGGACATGGAGCAACAGGCAGCTGAGGAAAACAG CTTGGGTAGACCCGTGTCCAAGCGCTGCTCCAGCCTCAGCACTTGCGTGCTGGGGAAACTGTCCCAGGAGCTGCACAAACTGCAGACATATCCACGCACCAATGTAGGAGCGGGTACGCCGGGCAAGAAGCGCAGCCTGGAAGAGAGTGATGTGTTGGCTGGATACGGAGAGGCACTGAATCGTGTCTAA
- the calca gene encoding calcitonin/calcitonin-related polypeptide, alpha isoform X2 — protein sequence MVMLKISAFLVAYALIICQMYSSNAAPARPALESSPDRTMLTDYEARRLLHAIVKEFMQMTAEDMEQQAAEENSLGRPVSKRCSSLSTCVLGKLSQELHKLQTYPRTNVGAGTPGKKRSLEESDVLAGYGEALNRV from the exons ATGGTTATGTTGAAGATCTCCGCTTTCCTTGTTGCCTACGCTCTGATTATTTGCCAGATGTACAGCTCTAATGCAGCTCCTGCCAG GCCTGCACTGGAATCATCACCAGATCGAACTATGCTTACCGACTATGAAGCGAGAAGGTTGCTGCATGCAATCGTCAAAGAATTCATGCAGATGACTGCGGAGGACATGGAGCAACAGGCAGCTGAGGAAAACAG CTTGGGTAGACCCGTGTCCAAGCGCTGCTCCAGCCTCAGCACTTGCGTGCTGGGGAAACTGTCCCAGGAGCTGCACAAACTGCAGACATATCCACGCACCAATGTAGGAGCGGGTACGCCGGGCAAGAAGCGCAGCCTGGAAGAGAGTGATGTGTTGGCTGGATACGGAGAGGCACTGAATCGTGTCTAA